A region from the Pempheris klunzingeri isolate RE-2024b chromosome 17, fPemKlu1.hap1, whole genome shotgun sequence genome encodes:
- the eftud2 gene encoding 116 kDa U5 small nuclear ribonucleoprotein component → MEADLYDEFGNYIGPELDSDDDEDDLDAEDRDVDEGDEDDDDEPADADDDVPGMEVVLHEDKKYYPTAEEVYGPEVETIVQEEDTQPLTEPIIKPVRNKQFTLMEQELPATVYDMEFLADLMDGPELIRNVTLCGHLHHGKTCFVDCLIEQTHPEIRKRDDVDLRYTDILFTEQERGVGIKSTPVTMVLPDSRGKSYLFNIMDTPGHVNFSDEVTSSIRISDGIVLFIDAAEGVMLNTERLIKHAVQERMAITICINKVDRLIVELKLPPTDAYYKLRHIVDEVNGLLSTYSTDENLVVSPLLGNVCFASSQYSICFTLGSFAKIYSDTYGDINYNEFAKRLWGDIYFNPKTRKFTKKAPSSNSQRSFVEFVLEPLYKILSQVVGDVDTSLPRVLDELGIHLTKEELKLNIRPLLRLVCNRFFGEFTGFVDMCVHHIPSPQEGARTKIEHSYAGGLDSDLGEAMAECDPDGPLMCHTTKMYSTEDGVQFHAFGRVLSGTIQAGQPVKVLGENYTLEDEEDSQVCTVGRLWISVARYQIEVNRVPAGNWVLIEGCDQPIVKTATITEPRGNEEAQIFRPLKFNTASVIKIAVEPVNPSELPKMLDGLRKVNKSYPSLTTKVEESGEHVILGTGELYLDCVMHDLRKMYSEIDIKVADPVVTFCETVVETSSLKCFAETPNKKNKITMIAEPLEKGLAEDIENEVVQITWNRKKLGEFFQTKYDWDLLAARSIWAFGPDTTGPNILVDDTLPSEVDKALLGSVKDSIVQGFQWGTREGPLCDEPIRNVKFKILDAVIAQEPLHRGGGQVIPTARRVVYSAFLMATPRLMEPYYFVEVQAPADCVSAVYTVLARRRGHVTQDAPIPGSPLYTIKAFIPAIDSFGFETDLRTHTQGQAFALSVFHHWQIVPGDPLDKSIVIRPLEPQPAPHLAREFMIKTRRRKGLSEDVSISKFFDDPMLLELAKQDVVLNYPM, encoded by the exons ATGGAGGCTGATCTGTATGATGAGTTTGGAAACTACATCGGTCCAGAGCTGgactctgatgatgatgaagatgatctGGATGCGGAGGACAGAGATGTTGACGAG ggtgatgaagatgatgacgatGAGCCTGCTGATGCTGACGACGATGTCCCGGGCATGGAGGTGGTCCTGCACGAGGACAAGAAGTACTACCCTACGGCAGAGGAGGTTTATGGGCCTGAAGTGGAGACTATTGTCCAAGAGGAAGACACACAACCGCTCACAG agccCATCATCAAGCCTGTGAGGAACAAGCAGTTCACCCTGATGGAGCAGGAGCTACCTGCCACTGTTTATGACATGGA ATTCCTTGCTGACCTCATGGACGGTCCTGAGCTGATCCGTAACGTCACCCTGTGTGGTCACCTTCACCACGGCAAG ACCTGTTTTGTCGACTGCCTGATCGAACAGACACACCCAGAAATCAGGAAGAGAGATGATGTGGAT CTCCGCTACACAGACATCCTCTTCACAGAGCAGGAG AGAGGAGTTGGCATCAAGAGCACCCCGGTCACTATGGTCCTCCCAGACTCCAGAGGAAAATCCTACCTTTTCAACATCATGGATACACCAG GCCACGTGAACTTCTCTGACGAGGTCACGTCGAGCATCCGGATCTCAGACGGCATTGTCCTCTTCATAGACGCAGCAGAAGGA gTGATGCTGAACACGGAGCGTCTGATCAAACACGCCGTGCAGGAGCGTATGGCCATCACCATCTGCATCAACAAGGTGGACCGGCTCATCGTGGAGCTCAAACTGCCTCCAACAGATGCTTATTACAAACTTCGCCACATTGTGGATGAGGTCAACGGTTTGCTCAG CACATACTCCACAGATGAGAACTTGGTCGTGTCTCCTCTCCTTGGAAACGTGTGCTTCGCTAGTTCTCAGTACAGCATCTGCTTCACCCTGGGGTCGTTTGCAAAGATCTATTCTGACACTTACG gtgacATCAACTATAATGAGTTTGCCAAGAGGCTTTGGGGAGACATTTATTTCAACCCCAAAAC CCGCAAGTTCACAAAGAAAGCCCCCAGCAGTAATTCTCAGCGCAGCTTTGTGGAATTTGTCCTGGAGCCTCTCTACAAGATCCTGTCCCAG GTGGTCGGGGATGTGGACACGTCTCTCCCCCGAGTTCTGGATGAGCTGGGGATCCACCTGACCAAAGAGGAACTGAAGCTGAACATCAGACCCCTGCTGAGGCTCGTCTGTAACCGCTTCTTTGGAGAGTTCACTG GCTTCGTGGACATGTGTGTACATCACATCCCCTCCCCACAAGAGGGAGCTAGGACCAAGATAGAGCACTCGTACGCGGGAGGTCTGGACTCAGACCTGGGGGAGGCCATGGCAGAGTGCGACCCTGAT GGTCCTTTGATGTGCCACACCACTAAGATGTACAGCACAGAGGACGGGGTTCAGTTCCATGCGTTCGGCAGGGTGCTGAGCGGGACCATTCAGGCGGGCCAGCCCGTCAAGGTTTTAGGGGAGAACTACACCCTCGAAGATGAGGAGGACTCCCAGGTCTGCACCGTGGGCCGCCTCTGGATTTCAGTTGCCAG ATACCAGATTGAGGTGAACCGAGTGCCTGCAGGTAACTGGGTTCTCATCGAAGGTTGTGACCAGCCAATCGTGAAGACGGCCACGATCACAGAGCCCAGAGGGAACGAAGAG gctcagatctTTAGGCCGCTGAAGTTCAACACGGCCTCAGTTATAAAGATCGCTGTGGAGCCCGTCAACCCATCAGAGCTGCCCAAAATGTTGGACGGACTGCGGAAGGTCAACAAGAGCTATCCGTCTCTCACCACTAAG gtggagGAGTCTGGAGAACATGTTATCTTGGGGACAGGAGAACTCTACCTGGACTGTGTCATGCACGACCTCCGCAAGATGTACTCTGAGATCGACAttaaa GTCGCCGACCCTGTGGTGACCTTCTGTGAAACGGTCGTGGAGACGTCGTCACTCAAGTGCTTCGCTGAGACGCCCAACAAAAa GAATAAGATCACCATGATTGCAGAGCCCTTGGAGAAGGGACTGGCTGAGGACATAGAGAACGAAGTGGTGCAGATCACGTGGAACAG GAAGAAGCTGGGAGAGTTTTTCCAGACAAAGTACGACTGGGATCTGCTGGCTGCCAGGTCTATCTGGGCCTTCGGACCGGACACGACGGGACCAAACATCCTCGTAGACGACACGCTTCCCTCTGAG GTGGACAAGGCGCTGCTGGGCTCGGTCAAAGACAGCATCGTTCAGGGCTTCCAGTGGGGCACCAGGGAGGGGCCCCTGTGTGACGAGC CCATCAGGAATGTCAAGTTTAAGATCCTGGACGCCGTCATTGCTCAGGAGCCCCTccacagagggggggggcaggtcaTTCCTACTGCCAGGAGAGTGGTGTACTCCGCCTTCCTCATG GCCACTCCGAGGCTGATGGAGCCTTACTACTTCGTGGAGGTTCAGGCTCCAGCCgattgtgtgtctgctgtttacACAGTGCTGGCTCGAAGGAG GGGTCACGTCACCCAGGATGCCCCCATTCCAGGATCTCCTCTCTACACCATCAAGGCGTTCATCCCGGCCATCGACTCCTTCGGCTTTGAGACAGACCtgcgcactcacacacagggaCAGGCCTTCGCTCTGTCTGTGTTCCACCACTGGCAG ATCGTTCCCGGTGACCCTCTGGACAAGAGCATTGTGATCAGGCCTCTTGAGCCCCAGCCTGCCCCCCACCTGGCCAGAGAGTTCATGATCAAGACCCGAAGGCGCAAG GGCCTGAGCGAGGATGTGAGCATCAGCAAGTTCTTCGACGATCCCATGTTGTTGGAGCTGGCCAAGCAGGACGTGGTGCTGAACTACCCCATGTGA